One genomic region from Athalia rosae chromosome 3, iyAthRosa1.1, whole genome shotgun sequence encodes:
- the LOC105687691 gene encoding poly(A)-specific ribonuclease PARN-like — protein MEVTRENFQRVLEDLNEVLQNASFLAIDGEFTGLNSGPDASAFDTPSQYYAKLRSGSMDFLLVQFGLSVFTFNKDENKYLQRSYNFYVFPRPLNRAAPDCRFMCQASCMSFLADRGFDFNKLFHKGIPYLTSAEEEKLGKKIEERQKAREDAPDLIPIPEDDRLQIEEICSRIDDFLNSEAQELIIDRCNAFIRRIIHQEARMRWPNQLRLEGKTDSGGQCLVVQRMGTKEEEEKKEAERREKEKIEMQEAVGLSALLRKIADSGKLIVGHNMLLDLCHIVHQFFTPLPESYYEFKSLVHCLFPKLLDTKIMCQSSQFRESIPCSILNALHETVSKPPYCIPEIDAVPDQSYSSLVDKSHEAGYDAYITGLCFISLSNYLGTLQKPESSVVLPNSPLLNPFMNKLLITRLKDFPYIDLKGQDPNPSRDHVFHITFPKEWKLSDISQLFSPFGSVHVSWLSDTTAYVGLNRRDQANAVKKHNFGIPNFRLQKYAEHQLLLESKNSSLVQHGDRKRKLSSSDNTSPTKDPQKPQVQNGAEESVDDEGWVMASGKRRRNRKELSAHSAGNSGTVQKKPFNELDRWG, from the exons ATGGAGGTAACTCGCGAAA ATTTTCAGAGAGTCCTTGAAGATCTAAATGAAGTTCTTCAGAACGCTTCATTTTTGGCAATTGACGGGGAGTTTACAGGACTCAATTCTGGTCCAGATGCTAGCGCCTTTGACACTCCATCTCAGTACTACGCTAAGCTTAGATCTGGTTCGATGGATTTTTTGCTTGTACAATTTGGATTGTCTGTCTTCACTTTTAACAAAGATGAAAACAA ATACCTTCAGcgatcgtataatttttacgtATTCCCAAGACCTTTGAATCGTGCAGCTCCTGACTGTCGATTTATGTGCCAGGCATCGTGTATGTCCTTTCTTGCTGATCGGGGTTTTGACTTCAACAAACTCTTCCACAAAGGCATACCCTATTTGACAAGTGCCGAAGAAGAAAAGCTTggcaaaaaaatcgaggagagGCAAAAGGCCAGAGAAGATGCGCCGGACTTAATTCCAATTCCAGAAGATGACAGACTgcaaattgaagaaatatg CTCGAGGATTGATGATTTCTTAAATTCTGAAGCTCAGGAGTTAATAATCGATAGATGCAATGCTTTCATCAGGCGAATTATACACCAAGAAGCAAGAATGCGATGGCCAAACCAACTCAGGCTTGAAGGAAAAACTGATAGTGGTGGACAGTGCTTGGTTGTCCAAAGAATGGgaacaaaagaagaagaggaaaaaaaagaagctgagcgaagagagaaggaaaagattGAAATGCAAGAAGCAGTTGGCCTGAGTGCATTGCTTAGAAAAATCGCAGACTCT GGAAAACTGATAGTCGGACACAATATGTTACTTGATTTGTGTCACATAGtgcatcaatttttcacccctcttCCAGAAAGTTACTATGAGTTCAAGTCTCTCGTTCACTGTCTATTTCCAAA ATTATTGGATACAAAGATAATGTGTCAATCTTCACAATTCAGAGAAAGCATTCCTTGCTCAATTCTGAATGCCCTCCACGAAACTGTGAGCAAACCGCCTTATTGTATACCAGAAATTGATGCTGTTCCTGATCAAAGCTACAGCTCTTTGGTGGATAAGTCTCACGAAGCTGGTTACGACGCATACATTACTGGATTGTGTTTCATTTCGTTATCTAATTATTTAG GAACTTTGCAGAAGCCAGAATCCAGTGTGGTACTCCCAAACTCGCCACTGCTCAATCCGTTCATGAATAA GCTGCTTATAACAAGATTGAAAGATTTCCCATACATAGACCTAAAGGGACAAGACC CTAATCCTAGCAGAGATCACGTTTTTCACATCACGTTTCCAAAAGAATGGAAACTCAGTGATATTTCGCAGCTATTCTCCCCATTTG GTAGCGTTCACGTTTCGTGGCTATCGGATACTACAGCCTACGTGGGTTTGAACAGACGAGATCAGGCGAATGCAGTCAAAAAACATAATTTTGGAATACCAAACTTCCGCCTACAAAAATATGCAGAGCATCAGTTACTTCTAGAATCCAAAAACTCCAGTCTAGTACAACATGGAGACAGAAAAAGAAAGCTCTCGTCGTCCGA TAACACTTCACCTACGAAAGATCCACAGAAACCGCAGGTGCAGAATGGTGCTGAGGAATCGGTTGACGACGAGGGCTGGGTGATGGCGTCAG GTAAACGACGTCGGAACCGGAAAGAGCTATCTGCACATTCAGCTGGCAATTCTGGAACAGTACAAAAGAAGCCATTCAACGAATTGGACAGATGGGGATAG
- the LOC105687694 gene encoding protein C10, with amino-acid sequence MASLTSITPEKAKAALTDILSALNTPENVKKVTEAKENSGNEMLKMMQFVFPIATQIQMDVIKNYGFPEGREGTVQFLQLIRTLERDDPEIAQLHGQVRAYFLPPVTISTSTEASL; translated from the exons ATGGCATCGCTGACTTCTATTACTCCAGAAAAGGCGAAAG CTGCACTGACAGACATTCTTAGTGCACTAAATACAccagaaaatgtgaaaaaagtaactgaagcaaaagaaaattcggGCAACGAGATGCTGAAGATGATGCAATTTGTCTTTCCAATTGCTACGCAAATCCAAATGGATGTAATTAAGAATTATGGTTTCCCAGAAGGGCGTGAAG GTActgtacaatttttacaacTAATTAGGACACTAGAACGAGACGATCCTGAGATTGCACAGCTTCATGGTCAAGTTCGAGCTTACTTCTTACCACCTGTAACTATAAGTACGTCAACAGAGGCATCACTTTGA